A DNA window from Leptospira limi contains the following coding sequences:
- a CDS encoding matrixin family metalloprotease: MKLGLTKYKTFLIVSICLLIFLTTSIFAYTTFFFRWKRFEIQPLVGFHHNLEMFFYDLENPPHRIVSDVLWATYASWNNEGNSNLTVADFGQTSNRTLANDNHNTVIATLDLDILQYLFFSPNAIAAAVPWGRVQSLEITDCDIMIFPRPFFIDQVSYSKLSLPTAFKHEVGHCVGLLHSSENPNESDSNLKNALMYYSLYYGQVKTLNADDTAGLHSLYGQRINLNDLLSNFCRAINIDPADPWCIVVACFAIGYCHL, encoded by the coding sequence TAACGAAATATAAAACTTTTCTCATTGTTAGTATATGTTTACTTATTTTTTTAACTACAAGTATATTTGCATATACTACCTTCTTTTTTCGGTGGAAAAGATTTGAAATTCAACCTTTAGTTGGTTTTCATCATAATCTTGAAATGTTTTTTTATGATTTAGAGAATCCTCCACATCGAATAGTTTCTGATGTATTATGGGCAACTTATGCGTCTTGGAACAATGAAGGAAACTCAAATCTCACTGTAGCAGATTTTGGCCAAACAAGTAATCGTACGTTAGCAAATGATAATCACAATACAGTTATTGCAACATTAGATTTAGATATTTTGCAATACTTGTTTTTTAGTCCAAATGCTATAGCAGCCGCGGTTCCATGGGGGAGAGTTCAGTCACTGGAAATTACCGATTGCGACATTATGATTTTTCCTCGACCTTTTTTCATAGACCAAGTAAGTTATTCTAAGTTATCTCTACCAACTGCATTTAAACATGAAGTAGGCCATTGCGTAGGCTTACTACATTCTTCAGAGAATCCAAACGAAAGTGACTCTAATTTAAAGAATGCGTTAATGTATTATTCACTTTATTACGGACAAGTAAAAACTCTCAATGCGGATGATACAGCTGGATTGCATAGTTTATATGGACAAAGAATTAATCTTAATGATTTATTATCAAATTTTTGCAGAGCCATTAATATTGATCCTGCAGATCCATGGTGTATAGTCGTTGCCTGTTTTGCTATAGGATATTGTCATTTATAA
- a CDS encoding helix-turn-helix domain-containing protein, which produces MRQGIWIPARIESRRDLSIAEKVILSEIESFTSSGKCFASNEHFANLLGLKPDTVSRMISRLKKRGFVVQTGFDGRRRFLSLGSALDENTKLTEETTVHSQASVMVFSSPALDETTSPRQKNSMTSTKDLYNGMLNKFPEATRKAIERVLFEGEVPTSKHLARIVNSITAMVVEDG; this is translated from the coding sequence ATGAGACAAGGAATTTGGATCCCTGCTCGGATAGAGAGTAGGAGGGACCTTTCCATTGCTGAGAAGGTAATTCTTTCTGAAATTGAAAGTTTTACTTCGAGTGGAAAGTGTTTTGCATCAAACGAACATTTTGCGAATCTTCTGGGTTTGAAACCAGATACAGTTTCGCGTATGATTTCCAGACTGAAAAAACGCGGTTTTGTAGTTCAAACAGGTTTTGATGGCCGAAGACGCTTCTTATCCTTGGGGTCTGCTTTGGATGAAAATACGAAGCTAACAGAAGAGACGACTGTCCATTCACAAGCCAGCGTAATGGTTTTTTCCTCTCCAGCCTTGGATGAAACAACATCTCCTCGACAGAAGAATTCAATGACTAGTACAAAAGATCTGTACAATGGTATGTTAAACAAATTTCCAGAAGCTACGAGAAAGGCCATAGAACGTGTATTATTTGAAGGAGAGGTCCCAACTTCGAAGCACTTGGCAAGGATTGTGAATTCGATTACGGCCATGGTTGTGGAGGATGGGTGA
- a CDS encoding helix-turn-helix domain-containing protein translates to MKITRTYSRLAKEAGALLGKEIQLARKEKAWSEQTLAERIGISRTTLQKIESGDMTVAIGLTLEAAVILGIPLFATESPSLSQSIQTASGKLTLMPKRIRTKTKKVKDDF, encoded by the coding sequence ATGAAAATCACAAGAACCTATTCTCGTTTGGCAAAAGAAGCCGGTGCACTTCTCGGAAAGGAAATCCAACTGGCACGAAAAGAAAAGGCCTGGTCGGAACAAACACTTGCCGAACGAATTGGAATCTCTCGGACTACTTTACAAAAAATTGAATCAGGAGATATGACAGTGGCAATTGGATTGACATTGGAAGCGGCCGTCATCCTTGGGATACCACTCTTTGCCACTGAGAGTCCTTCCTTATCACAATCCATTCAAACTGCGTCAGGCAAATTGACACTGATGCCAAAACGCATTCGAACCAAAACTAAGAAGGTGAAAGATGACTTCTAA
- a CDS encoding type II toxin-antitoxin system HipA family toxin yields MTSKEAYVWIWLDGKVDPIVCGRIEEENGYYYFNYGRSYLEKAKDNANLYSIFEPELPLIEGRLPLLNNLKMPNAIRDASPDAWGRRVILNKVSGSKAKDTGDLSELLYLLESGSDRIGALDFQESPTQYVPRKPTNISLEELLASSEKVEKGIPLNQELDFALLHGTSIGGARPKALVEEKETKYVAKFASTADYYHVVKAEYIAMRLAKLVGIDVADVKLTKAAKKDVLLIKRFDRIRKKDGWTRKRIVSALTLIGLDEMLARYASYETLCEIIRHRFVSPKETLEELFKRLVFNVLSGNTDDHARNHAAFWNGNTLSLTPAYDICPQARSGNEATQAMLIIGEDRRSQIQLCLQARNQFLLSKLKATEIIKHQIRTIEKKWKTVCEEAELSQVDRNLLWKRQFLNPFSLEGVKF; encoded by the coding sequence ATGACTTCTAAAGAGGCTTATGTTTGGATTTGGTTGGATGGGAAAGTGGATCCCATTGTTTGTGGAAGGATCGAAGAAGAAAATGGTTACTACTATTTCAATTATGGTAGAAGTTATTTAGAGAAAGCAAAAGACAATGCGAATCTATATTCAATCTTTGAACCCGAATTACCACTCATAGAGGGTAGACTTCCCTTATTAAACAATCTTAAGATGCCAAATGCCATTCGAGATGCATCTCCAGATGCATGGGGAAGGCGAGTGATCCTAAACAAAGTATCTGGTTCAAAAGCAAAAGACACGGGTGATCTAAGTGAATTGTTATATCTTTTAGAATCAGGATCCGATCGCATCGGTGCACTTGACTTTCAAGAATCACCGACACAATACGTGCCAAGAAAACCTACAAATATTTCCTTAGAAGAACTGTTAGCTTCATCAGAAAAGGTAGAAAAAGGAATTCCATTGAATCAGGAGTTAGACTTTGCACTCCTCCATGGAACATCCATCGGTGGTGCGAGACCCAAAGCATTGGTAGAAGAAAAAGAAACTAAGTATGTTGCTAAGTTTGCCTCGACTGCTGACTATTATCATGTTGTGAAAGCTGAGTACATTGCTATGCGCCTGGCTAAGCTAGTTGGAATTGATGTCGCCGATGTTAAACTTACAAAAGCAGCTAAAAAGGATGTTCTTCTCATCAAACGATTTGATCGTATCCGAAAGAAAGATGGATGGACGAGGAAACGAATTGTATCTGCTCTCACGCTTATTGGACTTGATGAGATGTTAGCGCGTTATGCCAGTTATGAAACACTATGTGAAATCATCCGGCACCGATTTGTTTCTCCCAAGGAAACATTAGAAGAACTTTTCAAAAGATTGGTTTTCAATGTTCTTTCCGGGAATACTGACGACCATGCAAGAAACCATGCTGCCTTTTGGAATGGCAATACACTCAGTTTGACACCAGCCTACGATATTTGCCCGCAAGCAAGATCGGGTAACGAAGCAACACAGGCCATGCTCATCATTGGAGAAGATAGAAGGAGCCAAATTCAATTATGTTTACAAGCGAGAAATCAGTTCCTTCTTTCGAAACTAAAAGCGACTGAGATTATAAAACACCAAATACGCACGATCGAAAAAAAATGGAAAACGGTTTGTGAGGAAGCAGAGCTAAGCCAAGTCGATCGAAACCTACTTTGGAAACGGCAATTTCTAAATCCGTTTTCACTGGAAGGAGTGAAATTTTAG
- a CDS encoding Ig domain-containing protein has translation MKVIKSVFLIIFFLTNFISCEEEKKEDTTTTTLLLLGTLPRSASKPASVSFDLNSKYTGMSTGSSINKSPTISAPILANSNTTIKSFSISPALPNGLTLNSSTGLLSGTLASYPASKAYQFKVTVEFTPNSGFFLRETTTTSSDILLYFDTSAGIDNVKCKFVGTPGGCPNSFIGYTCDASASCSSSSTCSNLSECYAF, from the coding sequence ATGAAAGTTATAAAATCCGTATTTTTAATTATTTTTTTTCTGACAAATTTTATCTCCTGTGAGGAAGAAAAGAAAGAGGATACAACTACGACAACACTTTTGTTACTTGGTACTCTTCCAAGATCTGCTTCTAAACCAGCAAGTGTTTCTTTTGATTTAAATTCTAAATATACTGGAATGAGCACAGGAAGCTCGATAAACAAATCACCAACTATATCTGCTCCGATTCTTGCTAATTCTAATACTACAATTAAGTCATTTTCAATCTCACCCGCATTACCGAATGGTTTAACTTTAAATTCATCTACTGGACTTTTGTCAGGTACTTTAGCTTCTTATCCTGCTTCAAAGGCATATCAATTTAAAGTAACAGTCGAATTCACACCAAATAGTGGATTCTTTCTTCGCGAAACTACGACTACATCGAGTGATATACTCCTGTATTTTGATACTTCTGCTGGGATTGATAATGTGAAATGTAAATTCGTTGGGACACCTGGAGGTTGCCCTAACTCATTTATTGGATACACATGTGATGCATCTGCATCATGTTCAAGCTCTTCAACTTGTTCAAATTTATCAGAATGCTATGCGTTCTAA
- a CDS encoding restriction endonuclease has protein sequence MANYEERIQDTYTGEIAIIKSNDWYIFNQKKENKLASWEKRGHRLHKQQTKEEGLEEANRLTNEALENIKNMKNILKYTLGIDDKINWESLKDYKKFKQFKFDLQPPDLNSYLLQAPRWSIFEYIFKSITIKRKAILEEKRKEHELAMERFNKNKERKIAEYELEKKQFEKLQEKHNKEVEDLKSRFEKNEPEAIEEYLDLVFSKSKYPDFITLSYDLLFDESRKTIIVNVELPDPDSLPKEVDYKYIASRDEFTTKVLKKKEFSELYEEVISQIAIRTVHEIFESVYTNSIDFVVLNGYVNSIDKKTGNDTIACIVSIQAEREYFNSLNLTKISAKECIKGLKGLIASEFINLAPVKPILNLNREDRRIIESEAVIDDIDSNNNLASMDWQKFETLVRDIFAKEFAGEGVDVKVTQASRDAGVDAIIFDPDPIKGGKFVIQAKRYNNIVGVSAVRDLFGTVMNEGAVKGILVTTSNFGKDSIEFAKDKPLTLISGAHLVHLFNKHGYNVNIKIKQK, from the coding sequence ATGGCAAACTACGAAGAAAGAATACAAGATACATATACTGGTGAAATAGCGATTATTAAATCCAACGATTGGTATATCTTTAACCAGAAAAAAGAAAACAAACTGGCCTCATGGGAAAAAAGAGGTCATAGACTTCATAAACAACAAACCAAAGAAGAAGGTTTAGAAGAAGCTAATCGATTAACTAATGAAGCACTAGAAAATATAAAAAACATGAAAAATATCCTAAAATATACATTAGGTATTGATGACAAAATTAATTGGGAATCATTAAAAGATTATAAAAAATTTAAACAATTCAAATTCGACCTTCAACCTCCTGACTTAAACTCATATCTTTTACAAGCTCCAAGATGGTCAATCTTTGAATATATTTTTAAATCGATCACCATCAAAAGAAAAGCAATACTAGAAGAAAAGAGAAAAGAACATGAATTAGCAATGGAAAGATTTAACAAAAACAAAGAACGAAAAATAGCAGAATACGAATTGGAAAAAAAGCAATTTGAAAAATTACAAGAAAAACATAATAAAGAAGTAGAAGATCTAAAAAGCCGATTCGAAAAAAATGAACCAGAGGCAATTGAAGAATATCTCGATTTAGTTTTTTCAAAATCAAAATATCCTGATTTTATCACATTGAGCTATGATTTGCTATTTGATGAAAGTAGAAAAACAATTATAGTAAATGTCGAATTACCAGACCCTGATTCTCTGCCAAAAGAAGTTGATTATAAATATATTGCTAGCAGAGATGAATTCACAACAAAGGTACTCAAGAAAAAAGAATTTAGCGAATTGTATGAAGAAGTAATATCACAAATTGCTATTAGAACTGTTCATGAAATTTTTGAATCCGTCTATACCAATTCCATTGATTTTGTCGTATTAAATGGCTATGTCAACTCAATCGATAAAAAAACTGGCAATGATACAATAGCGTGCATCGTTTCAATACAAGCAGAACGTGAGTATTTTAATTCATTAAATCTAACTAAAATTTCTGCTAAAGAATGTATAAAAGGATTAAAAGGCTTAATAGCAAGTGAATTTATAAACCTCGCTCCTGTTAAGCCAATATTGAATTTGAATAGAGAAGATAGACGAATTATAGAATCTGAAGCTGTTATAGATGATATTGACTCTAACAATAATTTAGCATCTATGGATTGGCAAAAATTCGAAACATTAGTAAGGGACATCTTTGCTAAAGAATTTGCAGGAGAAGGAGTCGATGTAAAAGTAACTCAAGCATCAAGAGATGCTGGTGTTGATGCCATTATATTCGACCCAGACCCAATTAAAGGTGGAAAATTTGTAATCCAAGCTAAACGATACAATAACATAGTTGGTGTAAGTGCTGTAAGAGATTTATTTGGTACTGTTATGAATGAAGGAGCAGTAAAAGGTATCCTAGTCACTACTTCAAATTTCGGGAAAGATTCAATCGAATTTGCAAAAGATAAACCACTTACTCTTATTAGTGGAGCACACCTAGTTCATTTATTTAATAAGCACGGATATAACGTTAATATAAAAATAAAACAGAAATAA
- a CDS encoding histidinol-phosphatase, which produces MKKIDLHIHTIPTISDSHFIFSIDTFKNYVREAKLDAVAITNHDIFDITQYKIIQSELPIVVFPGIEINVDKGHLLLITNPERVDSFDSRTSKVSQRITKIGDNISYEELVEIFGNLDEYLIIPHYEKSPAITGNTLEKLTRFVTVGEVDSPKKFIRSIKDTEKLTPVLFSDSRMKENLINFPTRQTFVDCGNLSIEALKSSLGDKAKVALSADEGNKLFQLFEDGQKLSTGLNVLLGARSSGKTHTLNKINESEENVKYIKQFALVQQSEEQEFKGTLEKKRSVFTENYLSGLKRVIDQIINIDIEANEQLVDNYVTTLLKAAEDFNRSDVFSKVKLFDEIEFTIGNLQSLKSLIESIRQVIENKEYHNIVTKHLEINSLIALIMELISLLRANHLEIEKKKVVNSLIRDIKSGLRIRTSAVQVEDVDLYRISLDYKAVKKFEKIVEFLKIDSTILKETIQGFTIEAQKRKFAGAGEIKSVSGLKTAFSAVYQLYDQPYQYLRELLKNDYIPRSDLYKFFVKIDYKILNRDGFEVSGGERSEFRLLQEINDSQNYDILLIDEPESSFDNIFLRSDVNQILKDISKSMPVVIVTHNSTVGGSVGADYVLYTKKEIIGGKITYRIYSGYPTDKKLHSIDGSEINNYEVIMNSLEAGISAYEKRRISYEATKN; this is translated from the coding sequence ATGAAAAAAATAGATCTGCACATTCACACTATACCAACTATTAGTGATAGTCATTTTATTTTCAGCATAGATACATTTAAAAATTATGTTCGCGAAGCAAAATTAGATGCCGTTGCAATTACCAATCATGATATCTTTGATATCACTCAATATAAAATAATTCAATCAGAGCTTCCTATCGTTGTATTTCCTGGCATTGAAATTAATGTAGATAAAGGACATCTTTTATTAATAACTAATCCAGAACGTGTAGATTCTTTTGATTCAAGAACTTCAAAGGTATCCCAACGAATAACGAAAATAGGAGACAACATATCTTACGAAGAATTAGTCGAAATTTTTGGAAATCTTGATGAATATCTAATTATTCCACATTATGAAAAATCACCTGCAATTACTGGGAACACATTGGAAAAGCTAACAAGATTTGTTACTGTTGGTGAAGTTGATAGTCCGAAAAAATTTATTAGATCGATTAAAGATACTGAAAAACTGACACCGGTACTCTTTAGCGATTCAAGAATGAAAGAAAACCTAATAAATTTTCCCACAAGGCAAACTTTTGTCGATTGCGGTAACCTGAGCATAGAGGCTCTAAAGTCCTCCTTAGGTGATAAGGCAAAAGTTGCTTTATCTGCGGATGAAGGAAATAAACTTTTTCAGTTATTTGAAGATGGACAAAAGTTATCCACAGGACTAAACGTATTGCTTGGGGCCCGATCTTCTGGTAAAACTCACACGCTAAATAAAATAAACGAAAGCGAAGAAAATGTAAAATATATAAAACAATTTGCTTTAGTTCAACAATCAGAAGAACAGGAATTCAAGGGAACTTTAGAAAAAAAGAGAAGCGTATTTACAGAAAATTATTTATCTGGCTTAAAAAGAGTTATTGATCAAATAATAAACATTGATATCGAAGCTAACGAGCAACTTGTTGATAACTATGTTACAACCTTACTTAAAGCTGCAGAAGATTTTAATCGGAGCGATGTATTCTCTAAAGTTAAACTTTTTGATGAAATAGAATTCACAATAGGGAATTTGCAATCTTTGAAATCCTTAATTGAATCCATAAGACAAGTTATAGAAAATAAAGAGTACCATAATATCGTAACAAAACATTTAGAGATAAACTCATTAATAGCCTTAATAATGGAATTAATTTCTCTGCTCCGAGCAAATCATTTAGAAATCGAAAAAAAGAAAGTAGTAAATAGCCTAATAAGAGATATTAAAAGTGGTCTTCGAATAAGAACTTCAGCAGTTCAAGTAGAAGATGTTGATCTTTATAGAATAAGCTTGGATTATAAGGCAGTAAAAAAATTTGAAAAGATAGTGGAGTTTCTAAAAATAGATTCAACCATTCTCAAAGAAACAATTCAAGGTTTTACTATTGAGGCACAAAAAAGGAAATTTGCAGGGGCCGGAGAAATTAAATCTGTTAGTGGATTAAAAACAGCATTTAGTGCTGTTTATCAATTATATGATCAACCTTATCAATATCTGCGAGAGCTATTAAAAAATGACTATATACCTCGCTCAGACCTTTATAAATTTTTTGTCAAAATTGATTATAAAATATTAAATAGAGATGGATTTGAGGTGTCAGGTGGAGAAAGATCTGAATTTAGACTTCTTCAAGAAATTAATGATTCGCAAAATTATGACATACTATTGATAGATGAACCTGAATCATCTTTTGACAACATCTTTCTAAGAAGTGATGTCAATCAAATTTTAAAAGATATATCAAAATCAATGCCAGTTGTAATCGTAACTCATAATAGTACAGTAGGTGGATCTGTTGGAGCGGACTATGTACTATATACTAAAAAAGAAATCATCGGTGGGAAAATTACATACAGAATCTATTCGGGTTATCCTACAGATAAAAAACTACATTCAATAGATGGTTCTGAAATAAACAATTACGAAGTAATTATGAATTCATTGGAAGCGGGTATTTCTGCTTATGAAAAAAGGAGGATAAGCTATGAAGCTACTAAAAATTGA
- a CDS encoding AAA family ATPase produces the protein MKKLTFESIWMISHKEKMAAKIQFSPKKNLIAGRNHVGKSSLIKTLFLTLGARATGDLANWDENSISVVKFSVNEKAYYALHQKGNRALFNEKRKIIACSTTHSEWTDIFCKITDFNLIITSRNLQSVSADPRCFFLPFYINQDGSWLADWDTFAGLQQYKAPVGSILEYFSGLKPPEYYINKSQKTLISLEKESLNKELNFLEKARIRINEKVPSHNTNLNISNFNEEIKNITEEFNQISKEQSIFREKVIREEELISNLNLQIKLAEEALRTSGQDFEYLQKDNQEHLYCPTCGAEHSKSFLDVIHYTEDSRVLRELVNRLNEDLLKILQENKKTKASQEEYLKRFKKIETLLNSKKENMRFEEVIESYGSEKVFRAFNDESNLIKNSIIEFNTKIEQIDSRISELTDKKRAEKILKVFRDSYSGARNSLQLNPASVEKMNISSRPKLSGSGGPRSIMAYYYSLWKVMLNKDSPFIIPIVIDSPNQQAQDDINLPIVNEFIANQLPSTTQLIVCSETDSEHKYDRKIYLKTQYSLLNKKDFSKIDKIIKPMSEMMYSKFKNNSID, from the coding sequence ATGAAAAAATTAACATTCGAAAGCATTTGGATGATCTCTCACAAAGAGAAAATGGCAGCAAAGATACAATTCAGTCCGAAAAAAAACCTAATAGCAGGAAGAAATCACGTAGGAAAATCTAGCCTTATTAAAACGTTATTCTTGACTTTGGGTGCACGAGCGACTGGTGATTTGGCAAATTGGGATGAGAATTCAATATCAGTAGTAAAATTCAGTGTTAATGAAAAAGCATATTATGCTCTACATCAAAAAGGCAACAGAGCACTCTTTAATGAAAAAAGAAAAATTATAGCCTGTTCGACAACACATTCAGAATGGACAGATATTTTTTGCAAAATCACAGATTTTAACTTAATCATTACTAGCAGGAACCTACAATCTGTTTCAGCGGATCCCCGTTGTTTTTTCTTGCCATTTTATATCAATCAGGATGGAAGTTGGCTCGCTGATTGGGATACTTTTGCAGGTCTTCAACAATACAAAGCGCCAGTTGGTTCTATCTTAGAATATTTTAGCGGACTAAAACCACCTGAATACTATATTAACAAATCGCAAAAAACTCTAATTTCATTGGAAAAAGAAAGTTTAAATAAAGAACTAAATTTTCTTGAAAAAGCAAGAATAAGAATAAACGAAAAAGTCCCATCCCACAATACTAATTTAAATATATCAAATTTTAATGAGGAAATTAAAAATATTACGGAAGAATTTAATCAAATCAGCAAAGAACAATCTATATTTCGCGAAAAAGTAATAAGAGAAGAAGAACTAATTTCAAATTTAAATTTGCAAATTAAACTTGCCGAGGAAGCCTTACGTACTTCCGGGCAAGATTTTGAATATCTCCAGAAAGATAATCAAGAACATCTATACTGCCCAACTTGTGGTGCAGAGCATTCAAAATCGTTTTTAGATGTGATACATTATACTGAAGATTCTCGAGTTTTACGAGAGCTCGTAAACAGATTAAATGAAGATTTACTAAAAATTCTCCAAGAAAATAAAAAAACGAAAGCCTCCCAAGAAGAATATTTAAAGAGATTTAAAAAAATAGAAACTTTGCTAAATTCGAAAAAAGAGAACATGCGATTTGAAGAAGTTATAGAAAGTTATGGGTCAGAAAAGGTTTTTCGAGCCTTTAATGATGAATCAAATTTAATTAAAAATTCCATTATCGAATTTAATACTAAAATTGAACAAATTGATTCTAGAATAAGCGAACTTACAGATAAAAAGCGAGCCGAAAAAATTCTGAAAGTTTTTAGAGATTCTTATTCGGGAGCACGCAATTCTTTACAACTAAATCCGGCTAGCGTCGAAAAAATGAATATATCAAGTAGACCTAAGCTTTCGGGAAGTGGAGGTCCACGTTCTATTATGGCATACTATTATTCTCTTTGGAAAGTAATGCTTAACAAGGATTCGCCGTTCATAATACCTATTGTCATAGACTCCCCAAATCAACAAGCTCAAGATGATATTAATCTTCCAATAGTTAATGAATTTATTGCAAATCAACTGCCTTCTACAACTCAACTAATAGTTTGTTCAGAAACAGACAGTGAACACAAATATGACAGAAAAATTTATTTAAAAACTCAATACTCTCTATTAAATAAAAAAGATTTTTCGAAAATAGATAAAATCATTAAACCAATGTCAGAAATGATGTATTCTAAATTCAAAAATAATTCAATTGACTAA
- a CDS encoding dsDNA nuclease domain-containing protein, with the protein MTEDILKYINDKDLSESGGKHNQKGIEFQKYWSILRMFELMKNDADDFLLLFEAIQDIAEFDSATKPKSVTIYQIKKSDRKEWTWNKLTGLPETQNNKQNAKYEAFKESIICKLFYSIESFKKLNSIGVFISNSGCDILLESGDNVATSTKSSISELSNQYIEIIAKAIETIYTIPKLNQNLNRIFLERTYLPVDDPKTYCIGYVHNFLNERSPRHSGQAKSLVDALIVSISPLGAKTEKCKSFSEVVQRQGYSKASLLEALSNLQTIPDAIELLDFWLKDLQDSGYSAFDIVKVKLTATNIYKNIVLGNFSTEDQKLIEEIDKFLSTTIKDKKDISYVKRALAIFRPQNPKKTETELIGYLLIRIIIKCVDQN; encoded by the coding sequence ATGACAGAAGATATTTTGAAATATATAAATGACAAAGATTTATCCGAATCAGGCGGCAAACATAATCAGAAAGGAATCGAATTTCAAAAATATTGGTCTATTTTAAGAATGTTTGAGTTAATGAAGAATGATGCAGACGACTTCCTACTATTATTTGAGGCAATACAAGATATTGCAGAATTTGATTCTGCTACTAAACCAAAAAGTGTTACCATATATCAAATCAAAAAAAGTGACAGAAAAGAATGGACATGGAATAAGTTAACAGGCCTTCCTGAAACCCAAAACAATAAACAAAATGCAAAATACGAAGCATTCAAAGAAAGTATTATATGTAAACTCTTCTATTCAATTGAATCATTCAAAAAACTAAATAGTATCGGTGTCTTTATATCTAATAGCGGGTGTGATATACTACTCGAATCGGGTGATAATGTGGCTACATCAACAAAATCGTCCATTAGCGAATTATCAAATCAATATATAGAGATTATTGCAAAAGCTATTGAAACAATTTACACTATCCCAAAGCTAAATCAGAATCTTAATAGAATTTTCTTAGAGAGAACGTATTTACCAGTCGATGACCCAAAGACATATTGTATTGGATACGTACATAATTTTCTAAATGAAAGAAGTCCGAGGCATTCTGGACAGGCAAAATCGTTAGTTGATGCATTAATTGTTTCGATAAGTCCTCTTGGAGCAAAAACTGAAAAATGCAAAAGTTTCTCTGAAGTGGTACAGCGACAAGGTTATTCTAAAGCCTCATTACTTGAGGCTCTATCAAATCTACAAACAATTCCAGACGCAATTGAACTACTTGATTTTTGGCTAAAGGATCTTCAAGATTCTGGATATTCTGCGTTTGACATTGTTAAAGTAAAGCTAACAGCGACTAATATTTATAAAAATATTGTATTAGGAAATTTTTCCACAGAAGATCAAAAATTAATCGAAGAAATAGATAAGTTTTTATCAACAACTATTAAAGACAAAAAAGATATCTCATATGTAAAAAGAGCGTTAGCCATTTTTAGGCCACAAAATCCGAAGAAAACAGAAACAGAACTGATAGGATATTTATTAATAAGGATAATTATAAAATGCGTGGACCAGAATTAA